In Peromyscus leucopus breed LL Stock chromosome 16_21, UCI_PerLeu_2.1, whole genome shotgun sequence, a single genomic region encodes these proteins:
- the Mmp11 gene encoding stromelysin-3, with product MARAACLLRAISRALLFQLPLLLLLLLLLLPPPLMARARPPDNHRHHPGKRGQQLPHAALPHSLTSAPGSRWAPSPASSSRPPRCGVPDPPDVLNARNRQKRFVLSGGRWEKTDLTYRILRFPWQLVREQVRQTVAEALQVWSEVTPLTFTEVHEGRADIMIDFTRYWHGDNLPFDGPGGILAHAFFPKTHREGDVHFDYDETWTIGDNQGTDLLQVAAHEFGHVLGLQHTTAAKALMSPFYTFRYPLSLSPDDRRGIQHLYGRPRLAPTSHAPALGSQAGIDTNEIALLEPETPPDVCETSFDAVSTIRGELFFFKAGFVWRLRSGQLQPGYPALASRHWQGLPSPVDAAFEDAQGHIWFFQGARYWVYDGEKPVLGPAPLSELGLQGSPVHAALVWGPEKNKIYFFRGGDYWRFHPRTQRVDNPVPRRATDWRGVPSEIDAAFQDAEGYAYFLRGHLYWKFDPVKVKVLEGFPRLIGPDFFDCAEPANTFR from the exons ATGGCACGGGCCGCCTGTCTCCTCCGCGCGATCTCGCGCGCCCTCCtgttccagctgcctctgctgctgctgctgctactgctgctccTGCCGCCGCCGCTGATGGCCCGGGCCAGGCCACCG GATAACCATCGCCACCACCCTGGGAAGAGAGGGCAGCAGCTCCCACATGCAGCTCTGCCTCATAGCTTGACATCTGCCCCTGGCTCCCGTTGGGCCCCTAGTCCTGCTAGTAGCTCCAGACCTCCACGATGTGGTGTGCCTGACCCACCTGACGTGCTGAATGCCCGAAACCGACAGAAGCGCTTCGTCCTGTCAGGAGGGCGCTGGGAGAAGACAGACCTCACCTATAG GATCCTCCGGTTCCCATGGCAGCTTGTAAGGGAGCAGGTACGGCAGACGGTGGCAGAGGCCCTCCAGGTATGGAGTGAGGTGACACCACTCACTTTCACCGAGGTGCATGAGGGACGCGCTGACATCATGATTGACTTCACCAG gtACTGGCATGGAGACAACTTACCATTTGATGGGCCTGGGGGCATCCTGGCCCATGCTTTCTTCCCTAAGACCCACCGAGAAGGAGATGTACACTTTGACTATGATGAGACTTGGACTATCGGGGACAACCAAG GTACAGACCTGCTACAGGTGGCAGCTCATGAATTTGGCCATGTTCTCGGGCTGCAACACACCACGGCGGCTAAGGCCCTTATGTCCCCTTTCTACACCTTCCGATACCCGCTGAGCCTCAGCCCAGATGACCGAAGGGGCATTCAGCACCTCTACGGCCGGCCCCGACTGGCCCCCACCTCCCACGCCCCAGCCTTGGGCTCCCAGGCTGGCATCGATACCAACGAGATCGCACTGCTGGAG CCGGAAACCCCGCCGGATGTCTGTGAGACTTCCTTTGATGCCGTGTCCACCATCCGGGGCGAGCTCTTCTTCTTCAAGGCGGGCTTTGTGTGGAGGCTGCGCAGTGGGCAGCTGCAGCCTGGGTATCCCGCTCTGGCCTCTCGGCACTGGCAAGGATTGCCGAGCCCCGTGGATGCGGCTTTTGAGGATGCCCAGGGTCATATTTGGTTCTTCCAAG GTGCGAGGTACTGGGTATATGACGGTGAGAAGCCAGTCCTGGGCCCTGCACCGCTTTCCGAGCTGGGCCTGCAGGGGTCCCCGGTCCATGCTGCCTTGGTCTGGGGTCCTGAGAAGAACAAGATCTACTTCTTCCGAGGTGGAGACTATTGGCGGTTCCACCCCAGGACCCAACGTGTGGACAATCCTGTGCCCCGACGTGCCACTGACTGGCGAGGGGTACCTTCTGAGATTGATGCTGCCTTCCAGGACGCTGAGG GCTATGCCTACTTCCTGCGTGGCCATCTCTACTGGAAGTTTGACCCCGTGAAGGTGAAGGTTCTGGAAGGCTTTCCTCGCCTTATAGGTCCCGACTTCTTTGACTGTGCAGAGCCTGCTAATACTTTCCGCTGA